The genomic region ATCGCCACCATCCTGGCCGCCATCTTGACGAGCGTATAAGCATGAGGCCTCATTCGAGCAAACATAGACCTTATATTCAAATAAATGGGGCGATATAAAACGGATATGGAGAAGTGAAAAATTGAAGTGCTTGATACTTGACCCGTTTTGCGGAGCCACCGAGGAGATGCTGCTGGGCGCCATGCTGGGGTGCGGGGCGGACGAGTGGCGGGTGCGCAGCATCGTCGAAGGGCTCTGCGACGCGCCCCTGGACGTGCAGGACCGGCAGGACGGCATGGCGGCGAAGGTGGCGGGGATCAACGCAAACGCTGCCAGGAAGAGGCACCCTGACCTGGGAAGGGATGAGGCGCTGTCGAAGCTTAATGTAATGCATGAGAGGCAGCCGGTCCGCTCTGATTCAATGGGGATAGTGGGCAGCATTTTTGACGCCATGGAGGCGCTTTATGGCCGGGGGCAAAAGATGAGCGTATACACGATGGCGCTAATCGCGGGCATCTGCACCGCCTACGACTCCCTTGGAAGGCCCCCCGTCCACTCGACGCCGGTTGCCATGGGCGGCGGCGTGGCCGACGTTGGAGGCAAATTGACGCCCTTGCCGAGGCCCGAGACGCTAAAGCTCGTGGAGGGGTCGGGGCTTATCGTGCAGGGCGGCCCCTTTGACGGGGAGCTGCTTACCTTTGGCGCTGCTGCTGCGCTCGCTTATTACGCTAAATCATCGAGCCGCTATTACCCGGATAACAGGCCGCTCGCTGTGGGCTACGGCGCTGGCACGCTAGACCTCCCGCTGCCCAACGTGCTGCGGGCGGCCCTGTGTGAGGTAGACGACGCCCTCATCATGGACCGCATGGAGCTGCTCGAGACGAACGTGGACGACGTAACCGGGGAGGTTCTCGGCAGCCTCTTCGAGTCACTAATGGAGATGGGCGCAATGGACGTGAGCATTATACCTGCCACGATGAAGAAGGGCCGGAGTGGCCACATCATCAGGGTTATAGCCAAAACCGAGGACGGCCCCGCCATCGCCCGCCGGATGATGTATGAGACCGGGTCGCTGGGCGTCCGGGTCATGCCCATCAAGCACCGCTTCATAGCGAAGAGGGAGGTCGTGGTGGTGAGCGTAAGCATCGACGGTAAGCCCTATGACATGCGCTTCAAGGTGTCCTCGGATACCGCTGGCAGGGTTATTGACGTGTCCGTGGAATATGAAGATGCCAGGCTGGTGGCCCGGGAGATGGCCATGCCGCTTAAGACGGTCATGCGGAAGGCTGAGGCTGAGGCCTGGAAGAAGTTTGGGGGCTAAAAATTTTTATATGCTTATTATTACCAGCGCGAAGAAGAGCAGGTAGAGCACGCCTCCGAGCATGAGCCCGGACATCTTCAGCTCCTTATGGCTGGACCGCCAGTATAATACAGCGCCGGAGAATAGGGCGATGCCGATGGTGACCGCCTCCAGGAACTCCACCTTATTAGCGATGTTTAGGTGCCAGTTAGTCAGCAGGATTCCTATCGTCACCGGTATGCAGCTCTGGAAGACCATCGCCCCGGTTATGTTACCGATGGCGAAGGTATCCTTCCGCTCCCTTATCCACAGCATGCTGTTGAACTTCTCCGGCAATTCCGTGGCGATGGGGCTTATGATGAGAGAGAGAATGAGGGGGTTGATGCCGATGAAAGTGGCGATTTCGTTGATCTGGTTGACGAAGAGGTTGGCGCCCAGGATGATGGCCCCAAGGGATGCGAAAACCTGTATGAGTATTAGGGCAGTCGCAGGCTCCCTCGGGTCGGGGCAGTCCTTGTCCAGGCTTTTCTTTGGGATGCACCTCTTTATCACGCTGTCGAAGTATAGGGCTTTAAGGCCTTCGGAGCTGCCCACCTCGCCGGTTTTTAGCGTATAGATCGTATATACTATGTAGAGGGGTATCAGCGTGAAGCCCAGGAGCGTCTTGAAAAGGCCTAGCGATGGCGGCACGAAGGCGGCGATGGCGGCGAGGGAATAGGCGAGCAGGAAGAACACGAGGTCACGGCGGATGATGTGGCCGTTGATGTGTAGAGTGCGGGTGTTTCGGCGCCTGGCAAATATTAGCACAGAGAGGCCACAGATGAAGATCGCCAGCGTGGAGAGCATGAATGGCGCCCCCAGTATGGCCCCTACGCCGATCTCCGCCCCTGCGTCGCCCCCCAGCATCAATATCGCTATGAGCGGTACGAGAGTCTCTGGCAGCGCCGTGCCCACGGCGGCGAGCACGCTTCCAATCGCGCCCTCTGAGAGGTTGAACCGCTTCCCCGTCCATTCAACTCCATTCGTGAAGAACTCGCAGCCCGCCAGTATTACGGCGAAGCTTAAGAGAAATATGATGATGTCCATTTACCCACGACTACTTACCTGGTTAGATATTCATATATAGTTTTTCGCTTAAAGGCTCGAAGCTTTAGTGCCTTTTACCAATGCGCTTGCCATGCATATGGCGTTTTCATATCCGCTGCCTGCCCTCGATGTGTCCACGTAGGCGATATCGGTGCCCACAAGCGGTGCGCCATATCCCTCGCCGCCGCCCACGAGGCAAAGAGCGCGGAACATGAGGTTACCGCAGACGCCGTCCGGCGCGAGGATATACTCATACTCGCCTATGGCGTCCTCGAAGAGTATGGAGGCGTGCCAGGCCTGTATGCCTTTTTCCCTTAGCTTCTCTGCCACCGCCTCGGCATCATCCATGGTCTTGTCCACTCTAGGCGACCTCCCCCTGTCCTCCATCCTGCCTCCTGAGAGGACGCCTACTTTAGGCTCGACGCCAAACCTCCTTATAAGCTGGACGCCCTTCTCCCCAAGCTCAACCTTATCCTCCACAGTCCAGCCCTCATCCACCCCGACAGGGGCGAAAAAGAAGAACCTGCCAGAAGGTGCCCTGAGCAAGGATACACGAAGTATTTTATCCAGTCCCATGATGCGCCTCAAGGACCTGAGGGTGGAATTGGCTCCCAGAGAGCCTCTTACCACCCCATCCACCTTTCCATCCTTTAAAAGCTCTATGATGGCTGACTCGGGCGTCTCCGAGACTACTGTATCGAGGGCTGTATCCATTGGCCTTGAGCCTACCAGCGTAACCCTGGCGTAACCATTCTCGGCTGCCCTCTCCGCACCCTCTATGGTCTTATCGGCGTACGAAGGCCCTACGCCCACCGCGATCCGGGCGCAATTAGCCACAGCCCTTGCCTTAATCGCCTCCCACACCATAGGCTCACTTCTTTATAAGGGGGAGCGCGCAATCGTTATACAGCGCCGCCGCATCAGTCCTCTCCTCGGAGAGCGCCACAGCCGCCAGTGCGCCTATACGCCCCTCACGGTTCTCGAAAAGCTCTATAAACTCCACGCCAGTGCCCCTTGCGGCCTCCTCCACATGGCCTAGCGATACGAGCCTCTTCTTTATCTCCCATCCAAGCTCGTTAAGAGAGTGCGGGATTCCGATGCCCCTGTACACTGCTATGCCCGTCTTATTAGACCTTGTCTCAGCCTTAACGGTCGAGACCACGCTATTTATAAGGGATTCAACGGCTCCGGGCCTCACCGCAAAGGTAATCGCGGACGACACGCAGTTCGTCGTCTTATGCGGCGACTTAGGGAAAAGCTGGATGAGGCGCAGGTTGAGGGATTGTACGCCTTCTATTGAAGATGCGGCCTTGCTGGCCTTCAGGGCGAGCACCCAGGTGGCGCCCCCCTCCCTGTTATCCGTATCATCAATGCCAAACGTGACCTTTTCGTATAAAGGCGTCACGAGCTCCACGCGGTTAGCCCTGGCCCCTCCAACCTTGAGGTCTTCCTCGGTAGGGTAAACGGCGTGCAGCACTCCAGGCGCCTGGGTCAGGCAGGCGGCCACTCCAAGCCCCGCCCCTCCGCAGCCCGCCCACCTGGTGCGAACCTTATCGCCCTCGACCTTCACGGCCTCCAGGCCCTGGCCGCCATACTCCACGTCGGTGGGGCCGAACTTTATGGGACTCTCGCCAAGCCTGACCCTCATCGTCATGGTGGTGCCCTCAACCTCGCACCACTCGATAAGGCCCCCGGCCCTGCAGCGGTTCACCGCGTCCCACTCAATCGTTCCTCTCACGGAGCACGTCTCGATGATCTCAGCAACGCCCTTCGACACATCAACCATCGTCAGGAAGCGCTGCGAGAACATCGGGCCGAACTTTTCCTTCACCTGCTCTGGCTTAAGCATCATGCATATCACTAGCTAACGAAATTTTCGGTAGAAAATATAGCACCGACAGGTATAAAAAATTTTGGAAAACACAGAGTTTATTCGTACTATTTCATAATAAATTACAAAATTAGTAAATATCATGAAAAAACAGCACAAATTTATCCTGGTTTAGAATTATTATCGGGGAAAAGAGCGCTTACAAAAAGTATTAATAAGCCAAAATCGATTAAGTAATAAGGGATGCTAGTATGGCCGCTCGAACCCTAATAAATGATGCGCCCGTGTTCTTCATCACTGTTTGTGGCGCCATTTTACTGGCAGCATGGCTGTCGGCGCCAGCACATGCTGATCAGCCGACGATAAATATAGAGATATCCCCAAATGTCATGGTAAATACTGATTATAATATATATATCATCTTGAACGACTCGAGTAATGGCTCAAGCGGCAAAACGATAACCCTGTCAGTGACATCCCCTAACAGCTCGATAACATCGCCTGTCACGACTAACATGACGGGATACGCGGCTGCCACATTCCACACGAGCACAGCGGCGGGCTATAACAACATAACGGCGACCTACCTTGGAATAAACTATAGCATACCCGTATACGTGAACCCCGGGCCGCCATACTCGGTAGACCTTACGGTAGACCACGAGTTCAGGCTGGCCAATGGCATGAGTATTGCCACGGCGAGCGCTAAAGTCGTAGACCAGTATGGCAACGCCGTCAATAATCTACAGGTAAACTTCACCATCGATGGAGTGATGAGTTCATCGATGACCGGTAGCTCGGGCATCGCCACCAGGACCGTTGGACCGTATAGTAGCACGCATACGGCAAATATATCGGCCAACGTTAATGGATTAGCCGACAACGCTTCGGTGCGATTCCTGGATAGAAATAACCTTTTTCTTTTCAGATACCCTAACGCTACAATGCCCATAGGCTCGTATGTTGAGGTTGACGCCGTATTTTATGAGGATTTAAGCAGTAGTACCCCGGCCGTTGGCGTGCCCTTGAACTTCACCGCATATGGGCCCGACTACTCTGTGCTGGGTACATTATCAGCCATGACGGATGCTAACGGCATTGTTAAGTTTTATTTTAACTTGAGTCAGATTACAGGCAATAATACCATACAGGTCAGCAATGGCGACCTCGGGGGCACGCTGAAGAGCACGGTCATCTATGGGGAGGGCGGCGACGTGAGCAGGATCATCCTCTCATCGAACCCCTCATCGCCCATACTCGCGGATGGAACCTCGAAATATACGTTGAGCATATGGGCGGTTGACGCCGGCGGTAACCCGGTAAAAAACAAACAGCTATCCATAGTCAAAAATTATGATACCAATTATACAAAATACGTGACTACTAATAATTATGGATATGCATCCATTGATATATCTCCTTCATTGTTTGTGCATAACGATTTATACACTGTATCCGCGCTCGTGTATTATTTAGCGAATAATTCGACAGTAGAAGTTAATAACTCGATTATGTTGGGCTATATAGCCGGGCCTCCGGCGATAATCAAAGTCGTCGCTAACCCTAACGCCGTAGCCAACGCAAACGTAAGCACGCCTCCTGGAGGGTATGATGTCCATACGACTGATATAATCACCACGATAACGGACCAGTGGGGCCATCCGATTGCCGGGCAACCCGTGAACGTCACCTCCCTAAATACCACCCTGGGAAATATAACAGGGCCTTCTAGCGGCATAACGGCTGATAGCGGCGAATTCACCACGCAATTTACGCTTAGCAGCAGTAACAGGGGTAATGACCTGGCCGTAGGCGCTCCCATACTGGCGACGAGCGGCTCTCTGGCAGGAACCTGTAACGTATTATACACAGAAAACTCATTCTTAAGCGTTAAATCTGATGTATCTCCAAAAACCAACGTCTCGGTTAACGATACGATTAACGTTAGCATCACCGTGAGAGGCATAGGCTGGAAGATAAAAGGGCAGAGCTATGATGTCGCCCTCATCTTCGACAGCTCGGGCAGCATGAACTGGCTCTCCACAACTATTTTCCCGGAGAACGGGAGTCCTCTCCAAGGTACAATGGCTTCTGAAGATACCAGATATAATATAACGACATTTTATAATCATAAGGTGCAGGATTTACAATTTATGCTATCATCATCATACAGTAACTTTTCAAATGGTAGCTACTATTATTCTTTGAGAGTTAAAGGGCCAGATGGTAAAACATATTATGGTACGAATTATGATAATGAAAATTGTGTTATAATTCCAAGTGCTGCGATAGGAAATTATACTATATCCGGTAAATTTAAACATACAGCTGCTGGAGGATGGCCACCTTATAATGTAATGGTCCTAACGCAACCGAAGAGGCTAGGGTTGAATAATCGGTATACTAACGATTCGGATAGCGCGGCAAAGGTTGCAGGGCGCCAATTTGTAGATAACATGACGGATAACCAGGTAAGCATCATTTGGTTTAACAGTAGCTCAAAAGTCGCAAAATATTTAACACTTGTAAATAGCCAGAATAAATCTAGTATATATAATGCGATAAATAGCCTGAATGCGAATGGCGGCACTGAAATAGGGGATGGCATTGCTAAAGCGATATCAGAGCTAACTGGCCCATACTCTAATAGCTCAAATAAGAAAGTGGCGATCTTGCTGTCCGATGGCTATTCGCAGACCCCTAGCAATGATATAGAGCAGGCATATAATGCAAAGAATAAGAGTATTACGATTTATACGATTGGCATGGGCATGCCCGACGAGTATAACCTGGGCATGATAGCGAATATCACTGGAGGCTATTATACTAAAGTTGTATCTGACATCCAGCTACAGCACGTCTACGGGGATATCGCAGGCGAGCTAAGAAAGATAGTGGCGAACGAGACGGAGATGCACATCATCACGAGCTGCACGATGATAAATGGCACCCTATACCCGGATGCAGAATATGTTCCGCACAGCGCATACGTCCGGTATCCAAATGGAACCGTAGTCCAGCAGGAGCCGACAATAAACGCCGATGGGACATACGACCTCCAATGGAACCCGGGCGTGATAAAGCTTAACGATACGTGGACACTAAACTACCAGCTAATCGTGAGAAGAGGGGGGCTTATAGAGCCCATCACAAACAAAAGCTACATTAACTTCACCAGGGAGGACGGCAGCAGGGACACGACAAGCTTCGCAATCGACTCGCTATTCGTTAATAATAGCATTGGCAACGACTTCGGCATAAACTCGACAACGCTTAACGTGACCATCAAGTCGCCGATAGATACCTCTACAGCGGGCCACATATATAACATGGCATCATCAGGACAGAACATCAAATGGAAGGTAAACTATACCGGCAACTACTCATACACACAGACGATATACATCGATGGTGACGCCAGCACGATCAAAACGAACTACCCCTGGGATAACTACACGTGGGAGGGAGGCGACACGCCAGGCGAGTATAAATTCGTCGTCATAGCATACGAGGTCATGCCAAACAACCAGGTCATAAACCAGTCATCCGATTATATATGCCTCAGGAGACTGTATGATAATGGCGTGATAACGCTAAAATAAAAATGGAATCCCTATGGTAAAAATGGCTTATGTAATAATTGGGGCCGCTCTGGTACTCTCGCTGGCAGTCATCGGAGCGGCGGTATATCTTGATAACGATAAAAGCCCTAATGCTAATACTTTAAATAATACCAGGAATGAATCAAACGGCATAATTACCGCATTGCAGGCTTATTCCATTGCTGAAAACGACTCACAGGTTCGAGGCTGGAAGAAGAGCGCCAGAAATGTGTCGATTGCACAGATATCGTCGGATTTTTGCGATAGCGGGCTATCGGATACATGGCACTTAACTTATTCGTCAGATACAGAGGAGGCATCAGTTTATATTAAGGATGGGGCCTTAAAAGGCATTACAATAGAAAAGACGGCGGAGAGACTGTACCCATATGCAAAAGAATCGATAGATAGCCTTATAGATAGCCCTGGAGCATGGGATATAGCCATCAATGTATTGGAGAATGAAAGCGCCAGGATGGATGGGCCGGCATCAGCGACCCTAACTTTGAATGCGGCAGGCAAGGCCGTCTGGGATTTAAATTGTAAAACCAATGTCGCTTTCTACATAGTCAGGATAGATGCAAAGGGCGGCGACGTCATAGCGATGAACAGGGTGATAGTATGATGAAAAGGGATGATTCGGGGCAATTCCTGCTTCTCACAGGCGTGATAATATCCATAGGGATGGTCATACTGCTAATTTTTCTTAACCAGTCATCCATCGCCGGCCACTCTTCAGCCGACTCCATAATGAGCTTTCCGAAGAACGATATACGGGACATAAGGAATGAGACGATAGGCGAGGCGTACCTGATAGGGGAAAGAGAGAATAAGAACACGTTGCATAATGCAAGCATGAAGATGGACACGTTTAATGCCTCATTCAACCAGTATGCAAGCAACGTCACCCGCCTCTTTGAGGAGAAGGGGTGCTCAGTTAACCTGACAGCGGTGCCTGCGCTCGATAACAGCACGATAAGCAACGCCACGATATACATTTATTATAATAATGGCGAGACCCGCTATTTTGAGAATATAACGGTAAAAATCCCGCAGGTGTAGAGGCATGAAGACGACATTCTTTCGCGACGAGTCGGGCGTGACCCCCCTGGTCGACTATATCATAACCTTCATAATAGCATCAATACTTTTCATGATAATGCTTGCCATGGCAAGTACCATATTTATCGACGGGCCGCAGAGGACGGTATCAAGGATACAGTTCACGGACATCGGCAACGACCTTACAACTAAGATAGTAGACACGTACCTGATATACCCTCAGTCAGGCGAAATCTCCACCACTTTTGACATACCCATGACTGTTGCCGGTAAGGACTATCGGGTAGACATCAATAGGAGCATAACGAACCCGGAGGATAAGGAAATAATCGTTTATTCGCCGTATAACGGTGTATCCATCTATGTAACGTTGAACGGGGTTAACTCCACCGTTCCTGTGAATGGCAGCACATCAAGCCTTTCAGATACCCATGTAATCTATTATCATAAATAAGAGGAGAATTCGAATGTGTCAACCGTATAGCGATAATAGCGCCGTATCCGAAACCCTGGGCTATATACTCATATTCATGATAGTCGTTTCCTGCATTGCCATCATCCTTGTAATTGGGAATGGCGTGCTTGATAACGCCAAGAGCCAGAATAATTTTAAAGGCATCGAGCAGGGCTTCATGGTGGTGAGCAGTGACCTCAAGCAGGTGGCGCTCGAGGGTACGCCTCTAAAGACGACGAAAATCCACCTGGAGGGAGGCTCTATCACGGCTAATAGCTCGACTAACGAGATCAAGGTGACATATAATGGTAATACTTATAATAATAAAACTGGCAACATCACTTTCAGGTCTAGCACTAGCTCTGGCGTCATCGCCATTGAAAATGGCGGCTTATGGGAAAAATATGATATCACAGGTAGCGGTATCATGGTGCTAAAGCCCCGCATTTTTAACATTAGCGATACAAATACCCTGGTGCTAAACATTATAAGGCTGAACGCCACCGGCTCATCCATTGGCGGGTCGGCGACCGTTAGCATAACGCTTCAAGATCAGGGCACGAATGTATATCCTTATAGCGCGCCTTCCCCTTCCGACGCAGAGATAACGCTTAATACGGCATACCCGCAGGCATGGGCAAGGTTCATGGAGGATAACGGTGCTTACATCAGCGGCCTGGACGACCACAGCTTTACCGCAAGGTTCACCAAAATATCAAAGCTGATAATAATCGAGCACAACGTAGGCGTAACGCTAAACTAAAAATGAATACCAGCCTTATAGGTACCAGCATGTGAGCTTCACTTCAACGACCTGCGGGAAACGTTTATTAACATTTTTCCAGTAATCCGACATGGCGTCGCCCTCATTTAGCGTAACAAGCCTGCTGGAGACCACGGAGTTATCCGCAGGCTTGCCATGAACTATTACGGGGCACTCCTGCCTGCCTGTCCCATTATAATAAATGAAGCTCACGCTATACTGGACGTGCTCGGGGAGCATCGACCTTATCGCGCTGTCAAGCCCGGTCACGTTACCCTGAACCCCATACGTTACCGTGCTGCCATTCCACCCGGCAACGTAGGATTTAAGCGAGCTCATCGTGCTCCATATGGTACTATCTGCATCATTCCTGTCCATACACGTCAACGTATCGCTGGCCCTTTCGTATAGCTTCATATCCACTAAGCGCTCCGTCTGAGGAGTAACGATGGAGTTCGCCTGTATGATGAATAGTAAAACGCTCAGGAGTATGACTGAGGCCACTATGCCCTCCATCGTGTATATCTGGCCTTTATCGCCTTCAGGAAAATGCATAGGACCACACCTCAACCCTCATGATACCCGGGTAGCATACGCTTTTCTGCTTAAAGACCGGGTCATAGACGTAATCAACGGGTCTCCCTGGCATGCAGCTCGAGTTAGCCCATATGTTCACTGCAGAGATAATGGGGTCGCTTATCGCGGTATTTAATATAGTAATCTCTAGAACGTCGCCCTTCATAAACCCGAAATCCGTAGAATTTTTCACTTCCCCATTCAATTTGATGATATAGTCATCGGGTGGTAGGCTTATGGCATTCCCCGATAATGAGACGACTCTGATAGGATCCTGAGCCAGACCTATCGGGTATGCGGCAGTTAAATTATATATCCTGATAGTGATATCCCTGTCCCTTGAAGTCAGATTATTTAGGGTCACGTTCAGCATATTACTGTTATATTGCTCCCCAGGGTTGTTGCAATCAACGAACAGCTCCTTCCCCGTATCTATTAGGACTACTCTTTCTATTGATTCGATGTTCTGTGAGCTAGCGCTAGGCCATGGCGCATTTATAAGCGAAGTGCCGTTCATCTCAACGGCGACATTTATGTCATAAATGATAGAGCCATTAAGCCCCATTTTTTCCCTAACTAATGTATAATCCGATGCGACGAGGCTTTCCAGCGCTTTTATCTTATTAAGCGATAGGATATTTGGATGCCCCCTATCGCCGGCGAGGCCAATACGTAATAGGCAATCCTGATGATCCTCCCATGAGCTATTTCCAGGAAGGCCTCCTGCTGCTGTACTATTACACCATCCCGGATCCTCTGCGAGCATGGCGCTTGTACGATATGCGACTGCGCTAAGGTCTATGGCTCCTGGCTGATATGGGGTAAACATGCCCGGTATAAATGTGACCGCATATAAAAATGTTAAAAGGAATACGCTTATCCCGAATAAGAAATCCAGGTTCGACTGCCCACGGTCATCACCAAGCATACCCACATCCATCCAGGCGGTTTAGCCAGATAAACACTACAAGGTTTATTTTCAAACTATATAAGGGCTTTCTTCCCATAAAAATTGATTGGTATGTAAACGATGATATTATTGGGCGTTGTTTCATTTTTGTATTATGATGGTGAGTATGTCGCATGTCAGCATGCTTGCCCTATGGCTTCAGGAATTTATAAATACCAATACATAGAAGATTCTACTAATTGCCCTCTGCTAAAAATTAGAACACATCTTCTAAAACTTAGAATACATTTGCTAAAATATAGCAAATAGTTTATATCAAAAAAGCCAATTAGATATCTAATATGGCCAGTCATGATTTAAGCCTGATCGATTTAATAGCCTCGGATGGCTGCATCCAGCTACTTAAACCGTTTTTGTATAAGCCAGGGATTGAGATGTACCAGTCCGAAGTCATAAGGGTGACCCGCATACCTAAAACGAGAGCTATAAGGTTGCTAAACTCATTGTCAGGTTACGGGCTTTTAAACGAGAAGGTCAAGGCTGGCAGCAAGTTTTATTCCATTTCAGAAGGGAATCCGGTATTAAAACAATTAAAAATTTTAATAATATTGTCAAAGCTCTATGAATTAGTCAGGGATTTCTCAGATAAGAACATTGAAATATATCTTTTCGGTTCTGCCGCCAGGGGCGAAGATACTGAAAATAGCGATATAGACCTTTTGATAATTGCTGATACAGATAAAAGCGTGCTAAATGAGCTTATTGAGCGGCTTAAAACTAATATGGAGAGAGAGGTAAACCCCATAGTATACACGCCAATAGGCTATGCTAACTTGTATAATACCGAAAAGGCTTTTTATGAATCGATTGAACGGTATAAGATAAGGGTGCTCTAGTGGAAATAAAGGATTTATTTGATTGTGAGAGGGAGCGGTTTAAAAGAGAGATCACTTCCTCATTTGATAAGTCTAAGAATCCTGAAATTATACAAAATGAGGTCATCGCTTCGGACCATGACATGGAAAGCGCAAGGCGCGATATGCATAATAAAGACTATAAATGGGCAATTGTTAAAGCGTATTATTCTATGCTTCATGCCGCAAAAGCTTACGTAAGGTCAAAAGGGCTAATAATAACCAATCATAAATGTACATACCTTTACCTCGAGAGATGTGCGAGAAATGGGGAGTTTGAGACCAGGTATGCTATCGGGTATAAGGGCGCCTTGGAGTTCAGGTGGGACGC from Methanocella conradii HZ254 harbors:
- a CDS encoding DUF7287 family protein, whose translation is MLGDDRGQSNLDFLFGISVFLLTFLYAVTFIPGMFTPYQPGAIDLSAVAYRTSAMLAEDPGWCNSTAAGGLPGNSSWEDHQDCLLRIGLAGDRGHPNILSLNKIKALESLVASDYTLVREKMGLNGSIIYDINVAVEMNGTSLINAPWPSASSQNIESIERVVLIDTGKELFVDCNNPGEQYNSNMLNVTLNNLTSRDRDITIRIYNLTAAYPIGLAQDPIRVVSLSGNAISLPPDDYIIKLNGEVKNSTDFGFMKGDVLEITILNTAISDPIISAVNIWANSSCMPGRPVDYVYDPVFKQKSVCYPGIMRVEVWSYAFS
- a CDS encoding HEPN domain-containing protein, which codes for MEIKDLFDCERERFKREITSSFDKSKNPEIIQNEVIASDHDMESARRDMHNKDYKWAIVKAYYSMLHAAKAYVRSKGLIITNHKCTYLYLERCARNGEFETRYAIGYKGALEFRWDADYGLKYDENTANEVINVASDFNEKMKNLIGIKIGP
- a CDS encoding nucleotidyltransferase family protein translates to MASHDLSLIDLIASDGCIQLLKPFLYKPGIEMYQSEVIRVTRIPKTRAIRLLNSLSGYGLLNEKVKAGSKFYSISEGNPVLKQLKILIILSKLYELVRDFSDKNIEIYLFGSAARGEDTENSDIDLLIIADTDKSVLNELIERLKTNMEREVNPIVYTPIGYANLYNTEKAFYESIERYKIRVL